The nucleotide window GCACGGGCATCGCGCTGCAGGACCTCGCCGCCGCGGTGGCGGCCATCGAGGCCGCGCACGAGCTCGGCCTGGGCAGCAGGGTGCGCCTCGCCGACGCCGGTGACGCCGACGTGTGGGCGGCGCTGGCCGTGAGGAGCCCGGCGTGACCGAGGCGTTCGCCGTGGCTCTCGCGTGCCGCGCCTGCGGCCGGCCCGCGCGTTCCCCTTGCGCCTGGCGCTGCGACTGCGGCGAGCCGTTCAGGCTCCTCACGGCGGAGGAGGCCGAGCGCGTTCGCCTGGACGACCTACCTGTTCCCGACCTTGGTCATGGCGACACGCCGCTGATCCCCAGCCCGGCCCACGACTCGGGCGACGTGTACCTGAAGCTCGAGGGCGCCAACCCGAGCGGCTCGTTCAAGGACAGGGGGATGGCGGTGCTGGTGGGCCTAGCGCTCGCCAGCGGGGCCTCCGAGGTCATCTGCGACTCCTCCGGCAACGCCGCGGCCGCCGTGGCGGCGTTCGCGGCTGCTGCGTCCCTGCGCTGCCGCGTGTTCGTGCCTGAGGCGACGAGCGAGACCAAGGTGCGGCAGGTCCGCGCCTACGGCGCCGAGCTGGTGCGCGTTCCCGGCGACAGGGAGACGGCGGCGCGGGCCGCGCAGGCGGCGGCAGAGAACGCGCTGTCCGCGGCCGACGATGGGCGGGCCGCGGCCGAGAGCGCGCCGGCTGCTGCCACGGGCCCGCAAGCGGCAGCCCAGACCACCTTCTACGCGAGCCACTACTGGCACCCGTTCTTCGCGCTGGGCACGCGGAGCTTCGCGCTTGAGGTCGTGGAGCAGCTCGGCGGCAGGCTGCCCGACCACGTCGTGTTCCCCGTCGGGCACGGCAGCCTCTACCTCGGCGCCGTCGACGGCTTCCTGTCGGCGGCGCGGCGGCTCGGCATGCCCGCGCCCCACTGTCACGTGGTGCAGTCGGAGGCGGTCCATTCCGTCGTCGCTGCGGTGGTGGGGCGGGCCGGCGCAGGTGCCCGCTGGAGCCAAGCCACCACCCTCGCCGAGGGCATCCGCATCTCCCGCCCCCTGAGACTCGAAGAGATCGCCGCCGCGCTCGCGGCGACGCGCGGAACCGCGCTGACGGTGAGCGAGGACGCGATCGCCGACCACTGGCGGCGCACGGCCCGCCGGGGCGTGCTCATGGAGCCGACCTCGGCGGTGGCGTTCGCCGGCTACGAGCGCCTGCGCAGCGAGGGCGTCATCGCCGAGGGCGCGACCGTCGTGATCCCTGTTACCGGAAGCGGACTGAAGAGCTTGTCGGCGGAGTCGGCGTGAAGTCGCCTACGCCAGATCCCGGGCCGCCGCGAGAACCTCGTCGACGAGGGCATCAACGTCTTGCTCCTGCGTCGCGGGGTTGACGATGCAGGCCCGCAGCGCGAAGGCTCCCCTGATCACGGTCCCGGAGAGGAAGGAACGCCCGCCGAGCTGCACGGCGGTCATCAGGCGCCGGTTCAGCGCCTCGAGCTCCTCCGAGCTCCGTGGGGTCCCCGCCGGCACGTAGCGGAAGCAGACGATGCTCAGCCCGTGGGCGAGCAGCTCCAGCTCGGGCCGGGCGCGCACGGCGTCGGCGAGCCGCGCGGCCATGGCG belongs to Trueperaceae bacterium and includes:
- a CDS encoding pyridoxal-phosphate dependent enzyme — its product is MTEAFAVALACRACGRPARSPCAWRCDCGEPFRLLTAEEAERVRLDDLPVPDLGHGDTPLIPSPAHDSGDVYLKLEGANPSGSFKDRGMAVLVGLALASGASEVICDSSGNAAAAVAAFAAAASLRCRVFVPEATSETKVRQVRAYGAELVRVPGDRETAARAAQAAAENALSAADDGRAAAESAPAAATGPQAAAQTTFYASHYWHPFFALGTRSFALEVVEQLGGRLPDHVVFPVGHGSLYLGAVDGFLSAARRLGMPAPHCHVVQSEAVHSVVAAVVGRAGAGARWSQATTLAEGIRISRPLRLEEIAAALAATRGTALTVSEDAIADHWRRTARRGVLMEPTSAVAFAGYERLRSEGVIAEGATVVIPVTGSGLKSLSAESA